A DNA window from Acetilactobacillus jinshanensis contains the following coding sequences:
- the hsdR gene encoding EcoAI/FtnUII family type I restriction enzme subunit R: MSEEDTKTHYINPKLRQSGWYDGKNVRMEYKDKPLYYTDGKINSFNGQRGERRGKFLDYLLYCPDIHHKIAVIEAKRYDLPEGKGMQQGLTYARDLKIPFVFTSNGHDFVFKDRLIASDDVHIPMDKFPTPKELLTKYVKEAHLGKDGLNLLKSQYYYRRGSISPRYYQVNAINQTLKAVAKGQHHIMFVMATGTGKTYTAFQIAWRLMHAKDLHHPINKVLYLVDRNILADQPMNGDFRAMKDVSVKLSRKQWKDPASLPAYKLYFGLYQQLFSHGKDQHLYKNFDQNFFDLIIIDEAHRGSANLDSNWHSILNYFAPKGSNTIVVGMTATPNERHGANLSYFGKPVYNYTLKQGINDGFLAPYSVIRVGTNIDEHGFTPYNGQKDVNGYPIKLQQYNTKDFDRTIIIPQRDMAVAKFVTDYLKKNGRNEKVIIFCMDINHARRMRYALIHFNQDLQHKYNDDYVAQITSGVDDAQAQLSRFEAPNSQYPVLVTTSDMLRTGVNAKDVKIIVLDTNINSMTEFKQIIGRGTRLDTENGKKSFVIIDFRNATRLFSDPKFDGTPDDIEDVTSTSQLKDHQQKMQSKPKSTGSDSVTHYIPEVNAKVYVNDAYVYHFDKNGHRITDDIRIYDKNNILSEFHSLKDFLKSWNSAARKSLFLKELRKHGILIPELRKQDKSLDKYDDFDVITHLAFDTPALSKHDRVNNVKKQGVIYKYHGQAREVLKALLEKFQKPGIDVGSLENIKTLQLPEFTHRFGDVVNVVLHDFGSKKNYTKAIDSIINSMYNDHPSAA, encoded by the coding sequence TTGAGTGAAGAAGATACGAAGACACATTACATTAATCCCAAATTAAGACAAAGTGGATGGTATGATGGTAAAAACGTTCGAATGGAATATAAAGATAAGCCGTTATACTACACCGATGGGAAAATTAACTCATTTAATGGGCAACGTGGCGAACGTAGGGGTAAGTTCTTAGATTACTTACTATACTGTCCTGATATTCATCATAAGATAGCTGTTATTGAAGCAAAACGTTATGATTTGCCCGAGGGTAAAGGGATGCAACAAGGTCTCACTTATGCTAGAGATCTAAAGATCCCGTTTGTTTTTACGTCTAATGGGCACGATTTTGTATTTAAAGATCGATTAATTGCTAGCGATGACGTTCATATTCCAATGGATAAATTCCCGACACCAAAAGAATTACTCACTAAATACGTTAAGGAAGCTCATCTAGGTAAAGATGGCTTAAATTTACTTAAGTCTCAGTATTATTATCGTCGTGGATCGATTTCACCACGTTATTATCAGGTCAATGCCATTAATCAAACATTAAAAGCCGTTGCTAAAGGTCAACATCACATTATGTTTGTTATGGCTACTGGGACTGGTAAAACGTATACGGCCTTTCAGATTGCTTGGCGTTTAATGCATGCAAAAGACTTGCATCATCCTATTAATAAAGTGCTTTACTTAGTAGATCGTAATATTTTAGCTGATCAGCCTATGAATGGTGATTTCCGTGCCATGAAAGATGTATCAGTTAAATTAAGTCGTAAGCAATGGAAAGATCCAGCTAGTCTACCAGCTTATAAGTTATACTTTGGCCTTTACCAGCAACTTTTTAGTCACGGAAAAGATCAGCATTTATATAAGAATTTTGATCAAAATTTCTTTGACTTAATAATTATTGATGAAGCGCATCGTGGATCTGCTAATTTAGACAGTAATTGGCATAGTATTTTAAATTATTTTGCGCCCAAAGGTTCTAACACGATTGTTGTTGGTATGACGGCTACGCCTAATGAAAGACATGGTGCTAACTTATCTTATTTTGGTAAGCCCGTTTATAACTACACTTTAAAGCAGGGTATCAACGATGGCTTTTTAGCACCATATAGTGTCATTCGAGTTGGGACTAATATTGATGAGCATGGCTTCACTCCATATAATGGTCAGAAGGATGTTAACGGCTATCCGATTAAGCTTCAACAGTACAATACTAAAGACTTTGATCGAACCATCATTATTCCACAACGTGATATGGCCGTGGCTAAATTCGTAACTGATTATCTGAAAAAGAATGGTCGAAACGAAAAGGTCATCATTTTCTGTATGGATATTAATCATGCCCGTCGAATGAGGTACGCTCTGATTCATTTTAATCAAGATTTGCAGCATAAATATAATGATGACTACGTTGCCCAAATCACTAGTGGAGTAGACGATGCGCAAGCTCAATTAAGTCGTTTTGAGGCACCTAATTCTCAATATCCAGTCTTAGTTACAACGTCTGACATGCTCCGAACTGGAGTCAATGCAAAAGACGTTAAGATTATCGTCCTCGATACTAATATTAATTCGATGACCGAATTTAAACAGATTATTGGTCGTGGAACTCGTTTAGATACTGAAAACGGTAAGAAGAGCTTCGTCATTATCGATTTCAGAAATGCTACTCGACTATTTTCGGATCCAAAATTTGATGGCACACCTGATGACATTGAAGATGTTACTTCAACCAGTCAATTGAAAGATCATCAGCAAAAGATGCAATCAAAACCAAAATCTACTGGTTCAGATTCAGTAACACATTATATTCCTGAAGTTAACGCTAAAGTGTATGTTAATGATGCGTATGTTTATCATTTTGATAAAAATGGACACCGAATTACTGATGATATCCGAATTTACGATAAGAATAATATTTTGAGTGAATTTCATAGTTTAAAGGACTTCTTAAAGAGTTGGAATAGTGCCGCTAGAAAATCATTATTCTTGAAGGAATTACGAAAGCATGGGATTTTAATTCCAGAATTGCGGAAACAAGATAAATCACTTGATAAGTATGATGATTTTGATGTTATTACCCATTTAGCTTTTGATACACCAGCTTTAAGTAAACATGATCGAGTTAATAATGTTAAAAAGCAGGGTGTTATTTATAAGTATCATGGACAAGCTCGTGAAGTACTGAAAGCCTTGCTAGAAAAGTTTCAAAAGCCTGGGATTGACGTTGGAAGTTTAGAAAACATCAAGACGTTACAGCTTCCTGAATTCACTCATCGTTTTGGCGACGTCGTTAACGTCGTTCTTCATGACTTCGGTAGTAAGAAGAACTATACCAAAGCTATCGATAGTATTATTAATTCGATGTATAACGATCACCCATCAGCAGCATAA
- a CDS encoding type III restriction-modification system endonuclease codes for MKLKLENLRYEKDAINAIVKSFKGIDKNSNFSYSNPLIKHRYDTNAKLTPNIDIKMTTGTGKTFVYTQMMYELNWKYGLFKFILLVPSPAIKEGSKTFMTSQESRRYFKQYYGHVNLDVHTINAGDFNSKSGRKYFPSKLSTFINTTHQNNQIEVLIINADMLRTKNMQRDDYDQTLLNGFTCPMTGLKAIKPVVIIDEPQRFPRNKKYYKYMTRLHPQMVVRFGATFPKLNGKTDFYRGYPQYNLNIVKSFNKNLIKAIDVYYPDFPENKAINRLKVSFKNRNKTLCLTNVHNHKYTEIDEGEPLKVTGGIPIKYEGEKKLSNGLILAKDQELVPGTFTTNYQNRLIKDAINKHFNIEQENFIRGNNLQLPKIKTITLFFIDSIDSYGRKKKAGEGREYGWLAKSFTKLLNAKLESLIDKYQYKSHYREKEYLQYLIATKKSLNSHAQKVHAGYFSDDRSAGKNNKVIQDEVDDILKNKKKMLTFKDNNNWNLRRFIFSKWTLREGWDNPNVFVIAKLRTSGSEISKFQEVGRGLRIPVDEFGNRVNDQEFRLAFLVGYDEKDFAKKLTNEANEDNRDYWNSKKFTSSMSNLITKNYPSVGNKNNLFASLINKGIINYKGYFKEHGIERLTEKYSILNTYRFNHDKVVNRNKQHGPKTKVKLVKRNWNKIKPLWNVLSNNYMIKYKNIRNLDNIILDTLNNKGDLFTTESYITNKNSVDVKNNKVVMTDTQEEEKSNVIVPYGKFIEQISKSTKLPIFLLHRCIYKYLINKYKSKQDVERYLNISTINNICNALNNVLGYKLINNYDYEKLNFLNATNSIYNINTNTFSDYVNASWVGTESDKNYHEDYRYLYKTPPIRYDSIHPEKQLLKINYKDPVVVFGKLPRNSIRIPKFDGGTTTPDFVYFIKTKHTKCYLLVETKAPNMRKRDKDIILIQKKFLNKFKRYHIYYKMATNKEQVTNFLNKLYGKNKEKGD; via the coding sequence ATGAAATTAAAATTGGAGAACCTAAGATATGAAAAAGATGCTATTAATGCTATTGTAAAAAGCTTTAAGGGTATCGATAAAAATAGTAACTTTTCATATTCTAATCCCTTGATTAAGCATAGATATGATACTAATGCTAAACTAACACCTAATATTGACATAAAAATGACAACCGGTACAGGGAAAACATTTGTTTATACTCAAATGATGTACGAATTAAACTGGAAATATGGACTATTTAAATTTATTCTTTTAGTTCCATCACCAGCTATAAAAGAAGGTTCTAAAACCTTTATGACATCTCAGGAATCTAGACGCTATTTTAAGCAATATTATGGGCATGTAAATTTAGATGTTCATACTATTAATGCTGGTGATTTTAATAGTAAGTCTGGACGTAAATATTTTCCTTCAAAATTATCTACATTTATTAATACGACACATCAAAATAATCAAATTGAAGTATTAATTATAAATGCTGATATGTTACGAACTAAAAATATGCAGCGAGATGACTATGATCAAACATTATTAAATGGATTTACATGTCCAATGACAGGACTTAAAGCTATAAAGCCTGTAGTCATAATAGATGAACCACAACGTTTTCCGAGAAACAAAAAATATTATAAATACATGACACGTTTACATCCTCAAATGGTTGTGAGATTTGGTGCTACTTTTCCAAAATTAAATGGAAAAACTGATTTTTATAGAGGATATCCTCAGTATAATTTAAATATAGTTAAAAGTTTTAATAAAAATCTTATTAAAGCCATTGATGTATATTATCCAGATTTCCCTGAAAATAAAGCCATTAATAGATTAAAAGTGTCCTTTAAGAACAGAAATAAAACACTTTGTTTAACTAATGTACACAATCATAAATATACGGAAATTGATGAGGGTGAACCTCTAAAAGTAACTGGTGGTATTCCCATAAAATATGAAGGTGAAAAAAAGCTCTCAAATGGACTAATATTAGCAAAAGATCAAGAACTCGTACCAGGAACTTTTACTACAAATTATCAAAATAGACTAATTAAAGATGCTATTAATAAACATTTTAATATTGAACAAGAAAATTTTATTAGAGGAAATAATTTACAATTACCAAAAATAAAAACAATAACATTATTTTTTATAGATAGTATTGATAGTTACGGACGGAAGAAAAAAGCTGGTGAAGGTAGAGAATATGGTTGGCTAGCTAAAAGTTTTACAAAGTTATTGAATGCAAAATTAGAATCACTCATAGATAAATATCAATATAAAAGTCATTATCGTGAAAAGGAATATTTACAATATTTAATAGCTACTAAAAAGAGTTTGAATTCGCATGCACAAAAAGTTCATGCTGGATATTTTAGTGATGATCGTAGTGCTGGCAAGAATAATAAAGTAATTCAAGATGAAGTGGATGACATACTAAAAAATAAGAAGAAAATGTTAACGTTTAAAGATAATAATAATTGGAATTTAAGACGCTTTATTTTTTCAAAGTGGACACTTAGAGAAGGATGGGATAATCCAAATGTTTTCGTTATAGCAAAATTAAGGACATCTGGATCCGAAATATCCAAATTTCAAGAGGTTGGACGAGGTTTAAGGATTCCGGTAGATGAATTTGGTAATAGGGTAAATGACCAAGAATTTAGATTAGCATTTTTGGTTGGTTATGATGAAAAAGATTTTGCTAAAAAATTAACGAATGAAGCTAATGAGGATAATAGAGATTATTGGAACAGTAAAAAATTTACAAGTAGTATGAGTAATCTTATTACTAAAAATTATCCATCAGTAGGTAATAAAAATAATTTATTTGCGTCATTAATAAACAAGGGAATCATTAATTACAAAGGTTATTTTAAAGAACATGGTATAGAACGATTAACAGAAAAATATTCGATTTTAAATACTTATCGATTTAATCATGATAAAGTTGTGAATAGAAATAAACAACATGGGCCAAAGACTAAAGTTAAATTAGTGAAAAGAAATTGGAATAAAATAAAGCCACTATGGAATGTTTTATCAAATAATTATATGATTAAATACAAAAATATAAGAAATTTAGACAATATAATATTAGATACACTTAACAATAAAGGTGATTTATTTACAACAGAATCATATATCACTAATAAAAATTCTGTGGATGTAAAAAATAATAAAGTTGTAATGACGGATACGCAGGAAGAAGAAAAAAGTAACGTTATAGTACCTTATGGAAAGTTTATAGAACAAATATCTAAAAGCACTAAATTACCAATATTTTTATTGCATAGATGTATCTATAAGTATTTGATTAACAAATATAAGTCTAAACAAGATGTAGAAAGATACTTAAATATAAGTACTATAAATAATATTTGTAACGCTTTAAATAATGTATTAGGGTACAAATTAATAAATAATTACGATTATGAGAAACTTAATTTCTTAAATGCTACTAATTCTATTTATAATATAAATACAAATACATTTAGTGATTATGTTAATGCTTCATGGGTAGGGACTGAATCTGATAAAAATTATCATGAAGACTATAGATATCTTTATAAAACACCGCCCATTAGATATGATTCTATACATCCTGAAAAACAATTATTAAAAATAAATTATAAAGATCCTGTAGTTGTATTTGGAAAATTACCAAGGAATTCAATTCGAATTCCTAAATTTGATGGTGGTACCACTACTCCCGATTTTGTATATTTCATAAAGACAAAACATACAAAATGTTATTTATTAGTTGAAACTAAAGCTCCTAATATGCGAAAACGTGATAAGGATATCATTTTGATACAGAAAAAATTTCTTAATAAATTTAAAAGATATCATATATATTATAAAATGGCTACTAATAAAGAACAGGTTACTAATTTTTTGAATAAATTGTATGGTAAAAATAAAGAAAAAGGAGATTGA
- a CDS encoding site-specific DNA-methyltransferase — MNINNKNYNNKIRPNSKFMERLKKKLPEFFDKNDNFKLDKFKSSLENNNIKELQDGYQLNFIGKNYARQQTGELPHTVIAPDKVHNKSEFNKHSKNLYLSGDNLEGLRHLQASYYHKIDAICIDPPFNTGSDDFIYPDNFELSDNILKEQFNLTDKQLKQLKNIRGTSTHSAWLTFMYPRLYLAKNLLRNHGLIFIFIDDNEQADLKILMNDIFGENDFVSQIAVETSKAQGLKVRAAEKGEIVGNKQYVLLYEFNNNNDYSLRKPLYDYNPHYDAHFSKILVKNKLVSLCDYIYKNTNQLKLIDNISNQIHKKFVTKNLSYFLKMIPEISKFINSNANRIFEDAAANFNIPNNVKHKINSDCFPVKFKKYLLIRTGGNKIRQLLPLKNTFHLSNDLRPKYGRSVIRGDLWKGFSADMMNINKEGNVAYKNGKKPVRLIQQLLEWSGIKNGIIMDFFAGSATTADAVMRNNIINNSNNSYIMMQINNPIYRIKYSSNGHKKVVIAKGAKSAYKQGYKTLDQIGLKRISNSEKVLRKNHPLKANKLDLGFKHFYITKSDLKSLNSLSLNDLSFDDNTEQLHMFDPYNVINSFSSKELCIPCKCNGFDTLLSTFLIDDGYNINADIHYVNLKGYNLPIISNEQAYILSSDWHNEQTRSLLNLIGNNNISIQTVVIFKYTVSFADVKELENGLNQLDVRFIERF; from the coding sequence TTGAATATAAATAACAAAAATTATAATAATAAAATACGACCTAATTCAAAATTCATGGAACGATTAAAGAAAAAATTACCAGAGTTCTTTGATAAAAATGATAATTTTAAATTAGATAAATTTAAGTCATCGTTAGAAAACAATAATATTAAAGAATTACAAGACGGTTATCAATTGAATTTCATTGGTAAAAATTATGCCCGACAACAAACTGGAGAATTGCCACATACTGTTATTGCCCCAGATAAAGTCCATAATAAAAGTGAATTTAATAAACACTCTAAAAATTTATATTTATCTGGGGATAATCTAGAGGGTCTTAGACATCTCCAAGCTAGTTATTATCATAAAATTGACGCTATCTGTATTGATCCGCCATTTAATACCGGATCTGATGATTTTATTTATCCCGATAATTTTGAATTGTCAGATAACATATTAAAAGAACAATTTAATTTAACAGATAAGCAATTAAAACAGTTGAAAAATATCAGAGGGACTTCAACACATAGTGCTTGGCTTACATTTATGTACCCTAGACTATATTTAGCTAAAAATTTGTTACGAAATCATGGATTAATATTTATTTTTATTGATGATAATGAGCAAGCGGATTTAAAGATATTAATGAATGATATTTTTGGTGAAAATGATTTTGTATCTCAAATAGCCGTAGAAACATCAAAAGCACAGGGATTAAAGGTTAGAGCTGCTGAAAAAGGTGAAATCGTAGGAAATAAACAATATGTTTTACTTTATGAATTTAATAATAATAATGATTATTCTTTAAGAAAGCCGTTATATGATTATAATCCACATTATGACGCACATTTCTCTAAGATATTAGTTAAAAATAAATTAGTAAGTTTATGTGATTATATTTATAAAAATACAAACCAATTGAAATTAATAGATAATATTTCTAATCAAATTCATAAAAAATTTGTAACTAAAAATTTATCTTATTTTTTAAAAATGATTCCTGAAATATCGAAATTTATTAATAGTAATGCTAATAGAATCTTTGAAGATGCCGCTGCTAATTTTAATATACCAAATAATGTTAAGCACAAAATCAATAGTGATTGTTTTCCAGTAAAATTTAAAAAATATTTATTAATCAGAACTGGTGGAAATAAAATAAGGCAACTACTTCCATTAAAAAATACATTTCATTTATCAAACGATTTAAGACCAAAATATGGTAGAAGCGTCATCCGAGGTGATCTTTGGAAAGGCTTTAGCGCAGATATGATGAATATTAATAAAGAGGGTAATGTTGCATACAAAAATGGTAAAAAGCCTGTCAGACTAATACAACAACTTTTGGAATGGTCTGGAATTAAGAATGGTATTATTATGGATTTCTTTGCTGGTTCTGCCACAACAGCAGATGCTGTAATGCGTAATAATATAATAAATAATTCAAACAATTCATATATTATGATGCAAATTAATAATCCCATTTATAGAATTAAATACAGTTCAAATGGTCATAAGAAAGTTGTTATTGCTAAAGGTGCCAAATCAGCATATAAACAAGGTTATAAAACATTAGACCAAATTGGATTAAAACGAATAAGTAATTCTGAGAAAGTCCTTAGAAAGAATCACCCCTTAAAAGCTAATAAATTAGATTTGGGCTTTAAGCATTTTTATATTACTAAATCTGATTTAAAATCATTAAATTCATTAAGTCTAAATGATTTATCGTTTGACGATAATACTGAGCAATTACACATGTTTGATCCATATAATGTTATAAATTCATTTTCTAGTAAAGAATTGTGTATACCTTGTAAATGTAATGGCTTTGATACGCTATTGTCTACATTCTTGATCGATGATGGATATAATATTAACGCAGATATACATTATGTAAATTTAAAAGGCTATAATCTTCCAATAATAAGTAATGAACAGGCTTATATTCTATCTAGTGACTGGCATAATGAACAAACGCGAAGCTTATTAAATTTAATTGGTAATAATAATATAAGTATTCAGACCGTTGTTATTTTTAAATATACTGTTAGCTTTGCAGATGTTAAAGAATTAGAAAATGGGCTTAATCAATTAGATGTTAGATTCATAGAAAGGTTTTAG
- a CDS encoding restriction endonuclease: MDYQSLKLDNKYGIPTYDAFMPLALEALYKEACNCRSEDVQESIAKNYLKLPIALHEKHIKNGDTVIHDRIYFACMYLHRLHLVSKPYPATYCINKSGIAFLKEHSGYKLQHDYLQKMIKNLFKSLYKSKRKLNVKKSVSFPNSIGDQINKYNEGLRSRLLEIIVKKEDPFFFEQLVVDLLAKMGYKGRHGSAIRTQDTQDGGIDGIINQDPLGTSTVYIQAKRYNKKHIVGSPAIQGFFGAIRTRNASRGVFITTSDFSKRAKELAKRFSIVAINGEQLSNLLLEYQVGVQVEHDYQILKIDKDFFD, from the coding sequence ATGGATTATCAGTCACTAAAATTAGACAACAAATATGGAATCCCAACATACGATGCTTTTATGCCATTAGCACTAGAAGCATTATATAAAGAAGCTTGTAATTGCCGATCTGAAGATGTTCAAGAATCGATTGCCAAGAATTATCTTAAATTGCCAATAGCTCTTCATGAGAAGCACATTAAGAACGGTGACACAGTAATTCACGATCGAATTTATTTTGCATGTATGTATTTACATCGATTACACCTTGTATCTAAACCATATCCAGCAACATATTGTATTAATAAATCAGGAATAGCTTTTTTGAAAGAACATTCTGGGTATAAGTTGCAACATGATTATTTACAAAAAATGATTAAGAATTTATTTAAATCACTCTATAAATCGAAGCGTAAACTTAACGTTAAAAAGTCAGTTAGTTTTCCTAATAGTATTGGAGATCAGATTAATAAATATAATGAAGGCTTAAGATCCCGATTATTAGAAATAATTGTAAAGAAAGAAGATCCATTCTTTTTTGAACAATTAGTTGTCGACTTATTAGCTAAGATGGGTTATAAAGGTCGTCACGGCAGTGCAATTCGGACTCAAGATACCCAAGACGGTGGAATCGACGGTATTATTAATCAAGATCCATTAGGGACCAGTACCGTATACATTCAAGCTAAACGATATAATAAGAAACACATTGTTGGTTCGCCAGCAATTCAAGGTTTCTTTGGTGCAATTAGAACTCGAAACGCGTCTCGTGGTGTGTTTATAACAACTTCTGACTTCTCTAAACGAGCTAAAGAATTAGCAAAACGCTTTTCAATTGTAGCGATTAATGGAGAACAGTTATCTAACCTGTTGCTGGAATATCAAGTTGGTGTGCAAGTGGAACATGATTATCAAATTTTGAAGATTGATAAGGATTTCTTCGATTAA
- a CDS encoding malolactic enzyme, with translation MINMNRILNNPFKNKGTAFTLKERQQLGLDGLLPPKVQTLQQQVDQAYQQYQSKPTNLAKRQFLMTIFNTNRILFYKLFSQHVVEFMPIVYDPTIAEDIEKYSDIFTQPQGAAYISIDNQNSTNAIKRALVYASDGRKIRLIVVTDAQEILGIGDWGVNGVDICVGKLMVYTAAAGIDPREVLPVVLDVGTDNQKLLKSPNYLGNRHARVTGDKYYDFVDKFVKTAESTFPDMYLHFEDFGRDNAANILNKYRSQYTVFNDDIQGTGIIILASILGALNISHEKLTDQRYLCFGAGTAGTGIANHVYREFIQQGLSPKEAKKHFYLVDKQGLLFKDDPTLTPQQKVFARDKSEFDHPDRLTDLLSVVKAIHPTILVGTSTAPGTFTKQVVQEMAAHTKRPIICPISNPTKLAEAKPKDLLNWTDGKALIATGVPYPDIKANNGVTYQIGQANNALVYPGVGLGVLAVHATRLSDEMISAAAHSLGGIVDTTKPGAAVLPPVSKLNQFSNNVAIAVAKTAVKQGLTKSKISVDDVPKLVKQTRWSPHY, from the coding sequence ATGATTAATATGAACCGAATTTTAAATAATCCATTCAAAAATAAAGGAACCGCCTTTACTCTCAAAGAACGTCAACAATTAGGTCTTGATGGTCTGTTGCCACCCAAAGTCCAGACGTTACAGCAACAGGTCGATCAAGCCTACCAGCAGTATCAATCTAAGCCAACTAACTTGGCTAAACGTCAATTCTTGATGACGATTTTTAACACCAACCGAATTTTATTCTACAAATTATTCAGCCAGCACGTTGTTGAATTTATGCCGATCGTTTATGATCCAACAATTGCGGAAGACATTGAAAAATACAGTGATATCTTTACTCAACCGCAGGGTGCAGCCTACATTTCAATTGATAATCAAAATTCAACCAATGCTATTAAACGCGCCCTCGTCTATGCATCTGACGGTCGTAAAATCCGTTTAATTGTGGTTACTGATGCTCAGGAAATCCTAGGGATTGGTGACTGGGGTGTCAACGGTGTTGACATTTGTGTCGGTAAACTAATGGTCTACACTGCAGCAGCTGGCATTGATCCCCGTGAAGTTTTACCCGTTGTTTTAGACGTTGGTACTGATAATCAGAAATTGTTAAAGAGCCCAAATTACTTAGGCAACCGTCACGCCAGAGTAACTGGTGACAAGTACTACGACTTTGTCGATAAATTCGTGAAGACTGCTGAAAGTACCTTCCCTGACATGTACTTACACTTTGAAGATTTTGGTCGTGATAATGCAGCTAACATCTTAAATAAATACCGTTCTCAATACACGGTCTTTAACGATGATATTCAGGGAACCGGAATCATTATTCTGGCTTCAATTTTAGGCGCTTTAAATATTTCACACGAAAAGTTAACGGATCAGCGTTACCTATGCTTCGGTGCCGGAACCGCTGGAACCGGAATTGCTAACCACGTTTATCGTGAATTTATCCAGCAGGGATTATCACCTAAGGAAGCCAAGAAGCATTTCTACTTAGTTGATAAACAAGGCCTGTTATTCAAAGATGACCCAACGTTAACGCCTCAACAAAAGGTCTTCGCTCGTGATAAATCAGAATTTGATCATCCCGACCGGTTAACTGACTTACTCAGTGTCGTTAAAGCTATTCACCCCACCATTTTAGTCGGTACATCCACGGCACCTGGCACGTTTACTAAACAAGTCGTTCAAGAAATGGCCGCTCACACTAAACGACCGATTATTTGCCCGATTTCTAACCCAACCAAATTAGCCGAAGCTAAACCGAAAGATCTATTGAATTGGACAGATGGTAAAGCCTTAATTGCTACAGGTGTCCCCTATCCAGACATCAAAGCTAATAACGGTGTAACTTATCAGATTGGTCAAGCCAACAACGCCTTAGTCTATCCAGGTGTCGGCTTAGGTGTCCTTGCGGTTCACGCCACCCGTTTAAGTGATGAAATGATTTCAGCCGCAGCTCATTCATTAGGTGGGATTGTTGACACTACTAAACCTGGTGCGGCCGTTTTACCACCGGTATCCAAATTGAACCAATTCTCAAATAACGTTGCGATTGCCGTAGCTAAGACCGCTGTTAAACAAGGCTTAACTAAGTCCAAGATTAGTGTCGACGACGTCCCCAAATTAGTTAAACAAACTCGCTGGAGTCCGCATTATTAA